DNA from bacterium:
GGCGGGTGGGGGCGTGCGCGCCCGTGTACACGAGGGAGCAGAGTGTCGATGGAGTCCGAGGGAGTGGCCGTCGCCAAGGCGGAGGAGGTCGTCCGGATCGTCCAGGACCTCCGGGCGGAGGTGGCCAAGCGCATCGTCGGGCAATCCGATGTCGTCGAGGACGTGCTGACGACGATCCTCGCGGGTGGCCACGCGCTGCTGATCGGCCCGCCCGGCCTGGCGAAGACGTTGCTCGTTCGTTCGCTGGCGCAGGCGATGGACCTCTCCTTCCGGCGCATCCAGTTCACGCCCGACCTCGTGCCCAGCGACATCATCGGGACCGAGCTGCTGGAGGAGGACCACGCGACCGGCCGCAGGACGTTCCGGTTCGTGCGCGGCCCCATCTTCGCCAACATCGTCCTGGCCGACGAGGTCAACCGGGCGCCGCCCCGCACCCAGGCGGCGCTGCTCGAGGCGATGCAGGAGCACACGGTGACGGCGGCGGGCCAGACGATGCCGCTCCCCGAGCCGTTCTTCGTCCTGGCGACGCAGAACCCGATCGAGCAGGAAGGGACGTATCCGCTCCCGGAAGCCCAGCTCGACCGGTTCCTCTTCGCGATCAACGTCGGCTACCCGTCGCTGGACGACGAGGTCACGATCCTTCGCACGACCACGGGGCGGCCGGGCGAGGAGGTCCGGCCCATCGTCGGCGCGGAAGACCTGATCGCGCTCCAGGGCATGGTGCGCGATGTGGTGGTCGCGGAGCCCGTGCTGCGCTACGTCGCCGAGCTGGTGCGCGCCACGCGCCCCGGCGAGCCGAACCTGCCGGAGCGCGTCCGGAAGTACGTGCGCTGGGGCGCCGGGCCCCGCGCCGGCCAGGCCCTGGTGCTCGGGGCCAAGGCCCGGGCGCTGCTGGACGGGCGAGCCGCCGTGGCGCCGGCCGATGTGCAGCGCGTTGCGGCGCCCGTCCTGCGCCATCGCATCCTGGTGAATTTCGCGGCCGAGGCCGAGGGCGTGACCGCCGAGGACCTCATCGGCGACATCCTCGCCCACGTTCCACCGCCGAAGAGCGGGATCCGGATCTGACCGTGCAGTCACTCAGCGACGGCACCTTGCTGGATGCGATCCGCGGGCTGCACTGGCCCGCCCGCCGCGCCACGCGTGGCGCCGCCCACGGCAGCCACCGGTCCCACAGGATCGGCTCGTCGCCCGAGTTCATGCAGTACCGCGAGTATCGGCCGGGCGATGACGCGTCCAAGATCGACTGGAAGCTGTACGGGCGCACGGAGCGGGTGAATGTTCGCCAGACCCGGGACGACTCGGAGCTGCGCACCACCATCCTGGTGGACGCCAGCGCGTCCATGGCCTACCCGCTTCCCGGCCTGGACAAGTGGACGATGGCCTCGGCCATCGCCATCGGCCTCGCCGCCGTGGCCATCGGCGACCGCGACCCCGTGGGACTCGCCGTCGTCGGCGGCACGGGCGTCGAGGTCCTCCCGCCGCGCTCCGCCACGAACACCGTGGCCAACATCCAGCGCGTCCTCGGGGGTGTCGTCCCCAGCGGGTCGCGGCCGCTCGCCCCCGTGCTCGCCATGCTGCGCACGAGCCGGCGGGTGGCGATCATCAGCGACTTCCTCGGCGATGCCGACGCGCTGCTCGAGCGGGCCGCCGAACTGGTAGCGGCCGGCCGCGAGGTCTTCGCCGTCCACATCGTCGCTCGCGAGGAGCTCGAGCCGCGAACGCTCGGGAGCCTCGTCGTCGATCCCGAAGAGGAGGCGATCCGCCGGCCCCTGGATGAGGACGGGCTCGAGGAGTACCGCAGCGCGTTCGCCCGGTGGCGGGAGGAGCTCGCTTCGAGTTGGCGGGCGAAGGGCATCGTCTACCACCTCGCCATCACCGACGAGCCGGCCGATCAGGTCATCCGGCGCATCGTCACGCCGGCCGCAACCGCTGCAGTCACTGGCGAACCGTCGTGACCGTCCTGGCTCCTGTTTACCTGCTCGCCGCGGGCCTGGTCGCTGCCGCGGTCGTCGCGATCCACTTCATCGTCACCGCCGAGCCGCGGACGGTGCCGCTGCCGACGGCGCGCTTCGCGCCCCTCCGGCCGGTACGGACCCAGGCCCGGTGGCTGAGGTTGCAGGACCTGCTGCTCATGGCGCTCCGCGTGCTCGCCATCCTCGCCGTCGGCGCCGGGCTCGCGCAGCCCGTGCTGGACCCGCCGCGCCGCGACCTCACGCGCATTCTGTTGGTCGACCGCTCGCGCGCGGTGGCCGATCCGGCAGAGGTGGCGGACAGCGCCCGGGCCCTCTACCGTGAGGGCGACGCCGTGGTGCTGTTCGACTCCACGGCCAGGCGCGTGCAGGCCGGCGCGCTGGACTCGCTCGCTGCGCTCACCCGCTCACCCGCCCGGGGACGGCTCTCCGCCGCGCTGATCGTGGCCTTGCGCACGGCCTCGGAGATGCGCGAGCGCGCCGACTCCTTCGAGCTGGCGATCATCTCACCCTTCGCCGCGGAGGAAGTCGACCGCGCCACCGACTCGATCCGGGCGCTGTGGCCGGGGGGCGTGCGGCTCGTGCGCGTCGCCGCACGCGCCGACTCCGCCGCGCCCGCGGTGGTGGCGTTCGACGGCGAGCCGGACGACCCGCTGCGCTTCGCCCTCGTGAACCCCCGATCCGCGGCGGACACGGCGTCGAGCAACGTGCTGGTCGTGCGCGGCACGCCCGACGGCGTGGACTCCGCGTGGGCGGCGAACGGCGACCGGGCGCTGGTCCACTGGCCCGCGACGCACACCCGCGCGGACGGTGCGCCCGCGCCCGCCGTGCCGCCGCCATGGACCGCCCGCGCCGCGCCCGATTCCGTCGGCGGCCTGGCCGCCGGCGACGCGGTGGTCGTCGCGCCGTTCGAGCGGTGGGCGGCGTACGAAGAGGCGGGCGGCAACGCCGCCGGGCGCGTCGTCGCCCGCTGGGTGGACGGCGAGCCCGCGGCGATCGAGGTGCCACACGGGGCCGGCTGCATCCGGACCGTGATGGTGGGGGTCCCCGCGCGCGGCGACCTGGTGCTCCAACCCCGCTTCGCGCGGCTCGCCGCCGTGCTCACCGCGCGTTGCGGCGGGCCGGTGCAGCCGGGCACGCTGGACAGCGCCCGGCTCGCCTCCCTGGCAGGTGAGCCCGCCACCGCGCACGCGGCCGGCAGCGCACTGCCGCAGCCGGAGGTCAGCCGCTCCGCGGTCGCACCCTGGCTCTTCGCGGCCGCGCTCGCATTCGCGCTCGCGGCGCTGGTGCTCCAGTGGCGCGTGGCCCGCCTGGCGCGCCCGTCCGGCGCGGGGAGGGACGCGTGAACGCGCTCGCTCGCGTCCGCCGCGCGCGTAGGGTGCTGCTGTGCGCTGTCGCCGCCTCGGCGATCCTCGGCGCGGCCGCCGCCGGCGTGGGGGTCCTCGTCCTCGCCTCGGCGGCCGACCTGCTGGTCCCGCTGCCTCTGGAGGCCCGACGGCTCGCGCTTCCCGCGGCGGTCGCGGCCGCCGTCGCGTCCCTGCTGGTCGCCGGCTGGCGAGGACGCCACGCGCGGTCGCTCGGCCGCGTGGCGCTCTACCTCGAGGAGCGGCTCCCGCAGCTCCGCTTCGCGCTGGCGACGGCCGTCGAGCCAGCCGTCCCGCCCACCGACGCGGCGCGGGAGGCCCTGGAGCGTGCGGTCGCCGGCGTGGACGCGCGGGGCGCGCTCCTGCGACCCGTCGCCCGCGCGATCGCCGTGCGCGGCGCCGCCCTGGCCGCGGCCCTCCTCGCCCTCGCCGCCGTGCCCGCCGGCACCCTCGCGCGCATCCTGGACCCGCGCCCTGAGAACGTGCCGCTGCCCCCGGAGCCCGCAGCCGCCGTCGAGCCGGCGCCGAACCGCCTCGCCCCGATCAGCGTGCGCGTCGAGCCCCCGCGCTACGCAGGAAGGGAGCCGTTCGTGCTGGAGGACCCGGCCACCGTCGCGGCCCTCCCCGGCAGCCGGGTCGAAGTGCGGGGCCGGGGCGCCTCTCGCGGGGCGGCGGACAGCCTGGGCGCGATGCTCGCGCCCGCCAGCGGCGGGCGCCGGCCGCGGGACCTGATGGTGCGAGTGGACGGCGACACATGGAGCGCCGCCGTCGCCATGCCGGCCGACCCCGCCATCCTCCGGCTGAGGGACCGCGCCCACGACCGGCTCGTGGTGCTCGAGCCGGTCCGGGACGAGCCGCCCATCGTTTCGCTGCTCTCGCCCGTCCGCGACAGCACCTTCGCAGAGCCGAAGGGGAAGCTCGACATCGACGTGCGGATCCAGGACGACCTGGGGCTCGCGCGCGCGGAGATCGAGCTGCTGTACACCTCCGGCGGGGGCGAGCGGTTCGAGACGAAGCGAATCATCGTGCGCCGCGCCTCGTTCGACGGCACCCGCACGGCGCGGCTCCAGGCGGCCATCGTGCTCGACACCATGGGCCTGCACCCGGGCGACGTGCTGCACATCCGCGCCATTGCCTGGGACCGGAACGACGTCACCGGGCCGGGCCAGGGCGAGTCGGAGACGCGCACGATCCGTATCCGCGATCCGCGCGACCTGAGCGACGTGCGCATCACCGCGGCGGCCGCGGCCGCCGTCGACACCTCGATCATCAGCCAGCGGATGCTGATCGTGCGGGCCGAGACGCTGCTGGTGCAGAAGCCGCAGCTCGAGGCCGAGGAGTACTCCCGGCGGTCGGTGCGCCTGAGCGCTCAGCAGGGCGCGCTCCGGCAGCGTGTGCTCTCCATCATCAACGAGCTGGAAAACGTCGAGGGGGTCGGCTTCGTGGGGCACACGCCGAGCTCGCTCGTGCTCCGGGAGGCCGCCGAGGAGATGCGCGCGGCGGAGTGGGAGTTGAGCGTTGTGCAAGTGCCTGTCGCCCTCGTCCACATGAGGAAGGCGCTCGCCCTGCTCGAGAAGATCCGCGACGCCAACCGCTACTGGCTCCGGGGCCTGCTGACGACGACGCCGGTCGAGATCGAGCGAGTCCGACTGACGGGGAGGGATCGGGCGAACGTGGGGCCGCGCGACCCGCGGGAGCGGCCGGAGGATCCGCGCAGGGAACTGCTCCAGCGGCTCAACCGGGCCATCGCGCTCCTGGAGAGCGATCCCCGCGCGGCCGGCGACTCGCTCCAGCTCGTCTTCGCCGCCTCACTGACGGAGGCACGCGATATCTCCGAGACCCTGGGCCAGGCGATCGAGGCCATGCAGCGCGGGGAGGACGTGAGGGCCGCGCTGATCGCGGCGCGTCGGCGGCTCGAACGAAAGGTCGGGCACGAGGGGACCCTTTCGAGCTGGTTCGGCATGCCATGAGCAAACCGTTCACCTTCGCGACGGGGATCTACGCCTCTGGCGATTGGGAGAGCGCATCGCTCGTCCCGCAGAACGTCATCGACGTGCTGGCCAAGTACACCTCGCTCGAGCTGAACCCGGAGGGGGTCAACGTCCGCATCGACTCGCCGGAGCTGTTCGAGTACCCGTTCCTGTTCATCACGGGGCACCTGCCCGTGTTCTTCACGCCGCGAGAGCGGGCCAACCTGAAGGAGTACGTGCGGCGAGGCGGGTTCCTGTTCGTAGATGATCACAACCACGACATCGACGGCGTCTTCCACAAGACGATGACGGCGGAGCTGGAGAGGATGTTCGGGAAGCTCAAGAAGATCCCGAACGATCACCGGCTCTACCGAGCGTTCTTCGAGTTCCCGGACGGCCCGCCGACGACGAGCCACGAGCTGAACGGGTGGGGGGACAACCTGGTGCACGATTACCTGATGGGGATCATGGACGGCGACCGGATCGACGTCCTGTACAGCAACAAGGACTACAGCTCCGAGTGGCACGTGAAGTTGACGGAGAACCGGGACCGCAGGGAGGTGGACGACCCCGCCAAGATCGCGGTCAACATCGTGGTCTATGCCCTCACCCGCTGACGGCGCCGGGGGAGTGCGGGTGCGGGTCTGGCTGGAGCGCGGCGCGCACCTGCTCGGGATCGCGATCATCGCGTGGTTCCTGGTGGACTCGCTCCGCGCGCGACCGGG
Protein-coding regions in this window:
- a CDS encoding AAA family ATPase, encoding MESEGVAVAKAEEVVRIVQDLRAEVAKRIVGQSDVVEDVLTTILAGGHALLIGPPGLAKTLLVRSLAQAMDLSFRRIQFTPDLVPSDIIGTELLEEDHATGRRTFRFVRGPIFANIVLADEVNRAPPRTQAALLEAMQEHTVTAAGQTMPLPEPFFVLATQNPIEQEGTYPLPEAQLDRFLFAINVGYPSLDDEVTILRTTTGRPGEEVRPIVGAEDLIALQGMVRDVVVAEPVLRYVAELVRATRPGEPNLPERVRKYVRWGAGPRAGQALVLGAKARALLDGRAAVAPADVQRVAAPVLRHRILVNFAAEAEGVTAEDLIGDILAHVPPPKSGIRI
- a CDS encoding twin-arginine translocation pathway signal, which encodes MSKPFTFATGIYASGDWESASLVPQNVIDVLAKYTSLELNPEGVNVRIDSPELFEYPFLFITGHLPVFFTPRERANLKEYVRRGGFLFVDDHNHDIDGVFHKTMTAELERMFGKLKKIPNDHRLYRAFFEFPDGPPTTSHELNGWGDNLVHDYLMGIMDGDRIDVLYSNKDYSSEWHVKLTENRDRREVDDPAKIAVNIVVYALTR